In Streptomyces sp. NBC_00341, the DNA window CGGGATTGGCCGCCGAGGGGGCTTCGTGAGTGGCACCGACACCCGCCGGGTGGGAGCCGCCGCCCGGGTGAGCCGAGCCGCTGGGGCCGCTCGCCGAATTCTCCACGTGCCCGGGGCCGCCCGAGCCCTCAAGGACCTTCTCCTTGACCGGAGCGGTCTCGTGCGTACCGGTCAGGTCGTCCTTGTGCGGCTCCCGTACGGGTTCCGTGTCAGGCGCGACGTTGCCGTGTTCGTCCCGGATGACCGCGTCATCGCCGACCACGCGTGTGTTGCCGTTGTGATCGACGTATTCGAGGCCGGGTGTCGTGGGTACCTCGCCCGGGTGCGGCGCGGTGCCGGTGGGGACGTTGCGTGCCATGTCGTCGATGCCCGCCCGGCCGGCCTTGAGGCTCTCCATGAGGTCGCCGACCTTGAGCTTGGTGACGCCCGCGGCCTTGCCGAGATAGCTCATCGGGTCGACGAGCGCACCCGCCTTGCCGAGCGCGGTCACGGCCTCGGCGCCCTTCGCCAGCTTTCCCGCCTTGCCAAGCTTGAGTAACGAGCCCGAACCGATGGTCAAGCCGTTGAACAGCACCGTTCCGAAGGCCCGGGAAGGGTCCTTGTCCCACTCGTCCCACGCGACCAGCGACTTGCCGAAGTTGCGGAGGGCCGCCTTCTGCTTGTCGGTGTCGCTGTGGTCGACCGGGCCGAACATCTTGTCCATCGCCCAGTCGTACGGCGTCAGGAGGTACGCGCTGATGCCACCGAAGACATCGCCGATGCCCGACCACGTCGTCTTGAAGTTGTCCCAGTCGAAGACGTTGAACATGCTGCCCAGGCCCTTGAGCGCGCCCCAGACGCCGTCGACGAAGAACCCCTTCAGCGCACCGCCGACGTTGTCCTTCGTCCACTCCCACGCGGCCCGCAGGCCGGTGTACTCACGCTCGTCGACCGTCCCCCAAGGCGTCTCGTCGGCATCCTTGACGTCGCCTTCCTTGAAGCCGTACATGCCGGCCTTGTGCGAACCGTCGTCAACGACGAAGTGCGTACCACCCACCAGTGAAGTGATCTGGTTGGCCGCGTCGCGTTCGATGCCTTGGAAGGCCACCCACGTTGTGCCGACCTCGTCGACGAGGCGCGCGTTCTCGTCGATCTTGTCCTGGTCCTGCTGCCAGTCGTCGTCGTCCTTGTTGTCCGCGACGAACTTCGCCGCGTCTTCACGGAGCTGGTTCATCCTGGTCACCAGGGGGCGGGCGTTCGACGCGAAACCAGCCAGCGCACCACTGACCGACTCCAGCTTCTCCGCGAACGCGTCCGCTCTGTCCCGGACCGGAATCGTCGAATCGAGCAGTTCTTCCTGCTCGGGGGCGTCATAGACCGGATCCAACGCCTGGAAAGCGGTGTGGACGTCCTTGCCGGTGTCACGAATGCCGGTGGCGGTCGTCTTCAGTGACGCCGCGTGTGTCTCCAGATTCGCCAAGTTGCCCGTGAAGGTCGGTATCTTCCCCGGATCGATCACTTCTCGGGGCCCTTCAGCTCTTCCGGAGTCGGCGCCTTGGAGTACTGCTGCTGCTTGTTCTTCGCCATCTCCAGGTCGCCCTTGAGGTACTCCTCGGTGGCCAGGCGCGCCCCGGTGAGGGACTTCCCCGTCCGGACGGGAAGGAACTTCACATCGTCCAGGGTGCGCTCCTGGAACTCCTGCAACGCCTGAGCCACCGGACCGAACGCACCCCCCTCGGGAATCTCGCTCCCACCCAGAACCATCGTGCCTGCCGACGACGCGGCACCCACGACGCCGTCACCGTAAGCGGTGAACTCCGCCTCGAATCCACCAGCGGCCTCGGCGGTCTTGCTCAGTACGCCACGAACACCGTCCGGCTTGATGTCCCACCCCGTCATGCCAACCCCCGTAGGTCCCCCGGTGGATACGCTTGCCGATCGCGGCCTGTGTGACGCACGCCACCGGCAGGAAGGCTTCATCTCTATCAGGGGATTCGTTGCAGGTGCAACGCATTTCAGGTCAGATGTGCGCCGCCCCGGGAGCGCGGCGCCCCGCCGTCGTGGCCCTACCGCTGCGGTGCCCCCGCCCGTGCCGAGCGGACGACGCCCGCCGCGGCGACCAGGAAGCCGACGCCCATCAGCATGCACACCGCGTACGCGATGGACGGGAACGGTTCGGTGCCGAGGAACAGGGGGGCCATCGTGACCAGGGTCGCCAGGGCGCCGACGAAGAAGATGATCGCGCCGAGCCGGACCAGCAGGTCGCCCGCGCCAGAAGGGGAAGTACTCACCCCGTCAGAGTAGTTCTTTCAGGACACCAGTCCGGATGACCTGCCTTGACGAGGGGTACTTCACCTGTGGAGGCTTCTGCCAGCAGGGGGAGCGCGATCACTGGACGGCCTGACCTGCTGAGGCTTTGTTCCGGCATACGGGTTGAGATGGGGTGCGTGCTTTGCCGACTGGCAAGGTCAAGTGGTTCAACAGCGAGAAGGGCTTCGGCTTCCTCTCCCGCGACGACGGCAGTGACGTCTTCGTGCACTCGTCGGTGCTCCCCACCGGAGTCGACGCCCTCAAGCCCGGTCAGCGCGTCGAATTCGGCGTGGTCGCCGGGCAGCGTGGTGACCAGGCGCTTTCCGTGGCCATCCTCGACCCCACCCCGTCCGTCGCGGCCGCCCAGCGCCGCAAGCCGGACGAGCTGGCGTCGATCGTGCAGGACCTGACGACCGTGCTGGAGAACATCACGCCGATGCTGGAGCGCGGCCGCTACCCCGACAAGGCGGCCGGAGCGAAGATCGCCGGACTGCTGCGGGCGGTCGCGGACCAGCTCGACGTGTGACGTGACGTGACGTGACATGACATGACGTACGGGACCCGGTCTCAGGGACTCGACGTGTGACGTACCGGACCCGGCTCAGCAATAGGACAGCGCGTCCGGTCCGAGGGGCGGTACCAGCCCCTCGGCCGCGGCGCGGGTCAGCAGGCCGCGGATCGCCGCGTAGCCGTCCTCACCGAGGTCCGCGGTGAACTCGTTCACGTACAGGCCGATGTGCTGGTCGGCGACGGCCGGGTCCATCTCCTGGGCGTGTTCCTGGACGTACGGGCGCGAGGCCTGCGGGTCGTCCCACGCCATCCGCACCGACGCGCGCACCGACTCCGCGAGCAGCTTCAGCGTCTCCGCGCCCAGCGAGCGCTTCGCGATGATCGCGCCGAGCGGGATCGGCAGGCCGGTCGTGTCCTCCCAGTGGCGGCCCATGTCGGCCAGGTTGTGCAGACCGTAGTTCTGGTACGTGAAGCGCGCCTCGTGGATGACGAGACCGGCGTCGACCTTGCCGTCCCGTACCGCCGGCATGATCTCGTCGAATGGCATGACGACGATCTCGCCCACGCCGCCCGGCACCGCCTCCGCGGCCCAGAGCCGGAACAGCAGATACGCGGTGGAGCGCTCGCTCGGTACGGCGACGGTCTTCCCCGTCAGGTCCGTGCCCGGCTCCCGTGTCAGGACGAGCGGCCCGCAGCCCCGTCCCAGCGCGCCGCCGCACGGCAGCAGCGCGTACTCCTCCAGGACCCAGGGCAGCACCGCGTACGAGACCTTCAGGACGTCCAGCTCACCGCGCTCCGCCATGCCGTTGGTGATGTCGATGTCCGCGAAGGTGACATCGAGGGCGGGCGCGTCCGGGACCCTGCCGTGTGCCCAGGCGTCGAAGACGAACGTGTCGTTCGGGCACGGCGAGAAGGCGATGCGCAGCGGGTCAGGAGTGGTCGCGGTCATGGTG includes these proteins:
- a CDS encoding 1,4-dihydroxy-6-naphthoate synthase is translated as MTATTPDPLRIAFSPCPNDTFVFDAWAHGRVPDAPALDVTFADIDITNGMAERGELDVLKVSYAVLPWVLEEYALLPCGGALGRGCGPLVLTREPGTDLTGKTVAVPSERSTAYLLFRLWAAEAVPGGVGEIVVMPFDEIMPAVRDGKVDAGLVIHEARFTYQNYGLHNLADMGRHWEDTTGLPIPLGAIIAKRSLGAETLKLLAESVRASVRMAWDDPQASRPYVQEHAQEMDPAVADQHIGLYVNEFTADLGEDGYAAIRGLLTRAAAEGLVPPLGPDALSYC
- a CDS encoding cold-shock protein, which produces MPTGKVKWFNSEKGFGFLSRDDGSDVFVHSSVLPTGVDALKPGQRVEFGVVAGQRGDQALSVAILDPTPSVAAAQRRKPDELASIVQDLTTVLENITPMLERGRYPDKAAGAKIAGLLRAVADQLDV
- a CDS encoding DUF6507 family protein, encoding MTGWDIKPDGVRGVLSKTAEAAGGFEAEFTAYGDGVVGAASSAGTMVLGGSEIPEGGAFGPVAQALQEFQERTLDDVKFLPVRTGKSLTGARLATEEYLKGDLEMAKNKQQQYSKAPTPEELKGPEK